A window of the Bactrocera neohumeralis isolate Rockhampton unplaced genomic scaffold, APGP_CSIRO_Bneo_wtdbg2-racon-allhic-juicebox.fasta_v2 cluster09, whole genome shotgun sequence genome harbors these coding sequences:
- the LOC126764668 gene encoding uncharacterized protein LOC126764668: MAARLGLIVLNTGNATTFRRPGCEKTTPDITLSTERMAGSINNWKVLEDYTGSDHHYISFMIDTGRNAHQLSKYSGTRKWNISKLDTSKLIAAMDEQHPSSGPSLIARKTVEHTMRNITKACQKSMPKATHSKRKAAVYWWTENIAELRRTCLRLRRSYTRSRRRGAAPQEAEQYKAAKKELKHAIDDSKKKKWEELREDINRNPWGLGYKIVMKKLGARAKPPDVTAAKMEHIVNALFPTHETRASDPEQTLSTAEIPQFTLEELQVSHRQAQGEQITRPGRDPSRSPQNNRCRTPRSTTEYVQRLP, translated from the coding sequence ATGGCTGCGCGGCTAGGTCTAATAGTGCTCAACACGGGAAATGCAACCACGTTCAGAAGACCGGGATGCGAGAAAACCACACCAGACATCACCCTATCAACAGAACGCATGGCAGGCTCAATAAATAATTGGAAAGTCCTGGAGGACTACACTGGCAGTGATCATCACTACATCTCTTTCATGATCGACACTGGAAGAAACGCTCACCAGCTCAGCAAATATAGTGGAACACGAAAGTGGAACATTTCGAAGCTAGACACATCGAAATTAATCGCCGCAATGGACGAGCAGCACCCATCTAGCGGCCCCTCCCTTATAGCAAGAAAAACAGTCGAGCACACAATGCGTAATATAACCAAAGCCTGCCAAAAATCAATGCCCAAGGCTACCCACAGCAAACGTAAAGCAGCAGTTTACTGGTGGACTGAAAACATCGCCGAACTCAGACGCACGTGCCTCCGCCTTCGCAGATCTTACACGAGATCCAGGCGCAGAGGAGCCGCACCCCAAGAAGCCGAGCaatacaaagcagcaaaaaaggagCTGAAGCACGCCATCGACgacagtaaaaagaaaaaatgggaggaACTACGGGAGGATATAAACAGAAACCCCTGGGGGCTAGGGTACAAAATTGTGATGAAAAAACTCGGCGCTCGAGCAAAGCCACCTGACGTAACCGCTGCCAAAATGGAACACATCGTGAACGCACTATTCCCCACACACGAAACAAGAGCCAGTGATCCAGAACAAACTCTAAGCACTGCGGAAATCCCTCAGTTCACCCTTGAAGAGCTGCAAGTTAGCCACCGGCAAGCTCAAGGCGAACAAATCACCCGGCCCGGACGGGATCCCAGCAGAAgtcctcaaaataatcgctgcagaaCGCCCAGGAGTACTACTGAatatgtacaacgcctgccttga